A portion of the Parambassis ranga chromosome 22, fParRan2.1, whole genome shotgun sequence genome contains these proteins:
- the LOC114427805 gene encoding immunoglobulin lambda-like polypeptide 5 has product MGEVSPVVFDNEGGLWWFKVPQVFNTLASFSVSSEVVCGRGSARSSPHVDKLFLVPGSRFQPAITSASATAEKCDFSAFSSLFTVQEVFVQPLNEFVSLWWTFGGGTKLIIHSGSMVRPTVSLLPPSSQQLSGESATLACMLTDYSPQGAVVTWEVGGTEQKEGVLSSSEVEKSGRYSSSSTLTLSKDRWLNGDQFSCKVLHHDNTQTKTIQMSLCKG; this is encoded by the exons ATGG GTGAGGTGTCACCTGTAGTCTTTGACAATGAGGGTGGTTTATGGTGGTTCAAGGTGCCCCAGGTGTTTAACACGCTGGCGTCCTTCTCTGTCAGCTCAGAAGTCGTTTGTGGCCGAGGCAGCGCACGCAGCTCCCCACACGTAGACAAGTTATTCCTGGTCCCAGGCTCCAGGTTCCAGCCAGCCATAACGTCCGCGTCAGCCACCGCCG aaaaatgtgacttttcaGCATTTAGCAGCTTGTTCACAGTGcaggaggtttttgtacagcctcttAATGAGTTTGTATCACTGTGGTGGACTTTCGGTGGAGGAACCAAACTCATCATTCACT CTGGTTCCATGGTCAGGCCCACagtctctctgcttcctccctcctcccagcAGCTCTCTGGGGAGTCGGCCACGCTGGCCTGCATGCTGACCGACTACTCTCCTCAGGGAGCCGTGGTGACCTGGGAGGTGGGCggcacagagcagaaagagggGGTGCTGAGCAGCTCAGAGGTGGAGAAGAGCGGacgctacagcagcagcagcaccctgaCCCTGAGCAAGGACCGCTGGTTGAATGGAGACCAGTTCTCCTGCAAGGTGCTCCATCATGACAACACCCAGACCAAGACCATCCAGATGAGTCTGTGTAAGGGCTAG